The stretch of DNA agcatACATAATGCTGCCAGTAGTATATCACTACGGGAATCTGATCGATCACCACATCTACATCCCCCAATATAAACTTCATCCGGCACTAGACACAGGCACCATCCAGGTCAAAATCATCACAAGAACTGGAAGTACTCGATGCATCTGGACTGACCGATCGGCAGCAATGTCCTTGACAGAGCACCAGTGGCACTGGGTGAAACACTTGCTTCTGCATGATCGTCAATCTCCATCTTAACCGGACCATTGCTCGTAGGTGTAGATGACCATGTGTCTGCCCACTGAAACTGGCGAGTGTAGGTGTTCCTGTCAGGCTGCTGGTTGGAACTGTACGACTGAATGCTCGGTGACAACAAAGAAGCTGATGATGACAAGAATGTGGGTTGTTCACTGGTTGCGCCATGCGAGTTGAAGCAGATGGATATGGCCTTCCTTGAGGACGACTGCGCAGCAGAATCTGGAGTACTGCCTACAATCTTTGAGCTGCTATTGCAGGTGTGGTGGTTGAAGTAAGTGACCGAGAACAATGGTGGGTCATTGGTGTCCTTCTGCTGGACTTGTTTCGTAGCAGGGCACTTCATGTCGTTCTTGTAGGTGCATCTGTAGTAGAACCTGCAAACAGAAAGACATGGTCCCTTAACTTTCTTGCCGGAAATGCTAAGAGCAGGTACTATGTAGAGAGTACTTATGTAGCTGTGTTCAAAAGCACACAAATTTTGATTCTGTGTGCTGCTGCGGTACACCGGCTTTAGCTGATATTTGTTTGGAATGATGGTGACtacactaaaattaactcctgTCTGTTCCAGCATACAATGAAGTTCCTTTTTTGCCATCAGAAAACTTAGTCGAACTGTATACTGGTACTtacatagtatattttttccaatACGTCACTAAATTACTATTTTAGAACATTATTTACCTAGTGACTGAAGTCTGAAGCCAGCACTATCGAACATTCTTACTATATTCCAAGTTGAAGGTTGAACAACACATTCTTCAATTCATCTTCACGCAATCACACCTTTACGGTACCAACTTGTGTTATTCTTCTTAACCAGTTCTTGATTTTGTACTTTACAGTTTGCATACAGATGTGCAGTGCCATCCACTGTAACTAACCTTATGTTAAGACAGGAGGGAAAACATTTGTATAGTTAAATCATGTCTCTTTTGCACTTTCCCCATGAACATTGAATCTACCTAAATTAGGCGGAGTGGTTGTCAACACATGCTTTTCAGACCTTTCCTCAATTACCTTTTCCGAAAAGAAACAACCGCATCTATTAGCAAGCTCTTGTGAACTAACAAGATTGTAGGGTGTCTCCTCAGGCTGCATGCCAATCAGACTTCAAGGAAGTGAAACGGATTTAACAGAGTTTGTCAAGACTGTCGGCATGCGGACTGATGTTTGTAAACTTGAAGCAAACAAAATGTGCTTGAAAAACACAAGTAGTACTTATTCTGataggaaaatattaaaaatcaagcAAGTCGCCGATGATAAGCAATAAAAGAGAACCACTTGcatcctttttatttatatggtgtcacttttcaaatttttattcgTCTTGTTGAGTTGTCGACTGCCAAAGAGATTTGCCGCTTTGAAGGTTCTTTTCCTATGGTCAACTTTCTATCATTTTTAATCTTGCTCACTTAAGGCATCTGCCGACATGTGTCCTTGCAATGGTAACAAGAGGTGACTAGAAGACAAACGTAAAGCCTAATTTGTGTCCACAGAACACGAGATTGTTCTTTGCAAGAACCCAAATTAATGCATTGGCCAAACCATCTGCTCATATACAGATAATGGACACAACATTAGGCATCCACATGATCTGGGTTATTGTAATCCACCAGCTACGCAAACAAAGACTACAGATTGGCCCCCAAAAATGAGGCTCTTGCTAtatccataaatatttaagaaatgTGAAAATGAGGAGTCAGTTACATAAACAGATGTAATCTCTGGTAGGTTCATCTGTTTCAACTGAAATTCGCTCAAGATGTAAACTCCAAGCACACATGTGAAGCTTGTTAACAGCTCTATTGGACCACCCGTATACACTTTCTGGAAGAAATTGGTGAGTAAGGGCCGTCCTACCAGAACTACCGAAAAGGCAAAAACTATAGAAACCAGGATGGCATGAAGTAAACTTTCCTGCCAAAATATAAAGGGGAAAACTTGAAATTCATTCACCTAATGCAACAACTCTGCATGTCGTTAAAATTAGCTTGATGAGTCATCTTAAATTAACCGTTCTTCAAATTGTAACCATGGAGGAAGTAAAAATACAATCTTTCAGGGGaacagatgcatgcatgaatttgGGGAGAAATTAAGAAATGGAGGAAGGAAGGGGAAGAAGGTGGTACCTTGGGAAGTTGGAATTGGAGAGCTTCTTCTCGCCGTACTTCCTCCACTGGTGGCCGTCGTCGTAGGGCGCGTAGGTGGCCGTCGTCCATGTCCGCTCCTCCTTCCTGGCGCTGTCACAATTAACCCACCGAtcgaagagaggagagaaacgAATCAAGAAAGTAGAAAATGAGAGAGCTTTTAATTTGCTGCAAAGAGATCGAGGAGGAGGGTGGTGCTACTCCTACTTGAACTTGATACCTGAGCCTCTGCTGCTGCGGGGGCGTCGTCGTGGTGGATCCAAGGTCGCTGGGGTAGGAGGGAACAGAGTCGAGTGCCATCTTGGAGATTTGATTTTGTGGGGGCCGTGTGGTGGTAgcgaagaggaagaagaggaaggagacgaGGCCTGGGAATTGGTGCTGCGCTGCTCTGACCGCTTTTATTTATAGCCGCATTAAACAACGACGGCACAGATGAGAGACGCCTTCGTTCAGTTTTCAACGTTAACACGCGtcaccctctccctctcccttccaATTTTTTAcgcctcattttttttttccacgaaTTCTTTGACGTttgtatttctatattttcttgttAAGCATAATCGTATAcgattcatattataagaatttttagttttgtctaaatttatcaatttaattgaatgtatataatttatatatatatctagattcattagcatctatttAACtagaaacggagggagtagtataaaATTATGATCTAAACTACTTCCATAACTTTTTAAGAGAAGAAATTGATATGTCATCGTATAAATAGTATTTGAGTAAAATCCATATTAGTTCTTAAACTTAGAAACATATGTTGTCTAGAcctataaacttaaaaattacatatctaAATCATTAAACTTGGAAACGGGTGCTATTTAAATATgcaaacttttaaattgcaCATCTAAGATTCTTAAACTTAAGCATAAGTCATTTATGTccgtaaacttaaaaattacacGTATAGGTCTACCATCTTAATTTAATGAATTATATCAAGTCCAAATCTCAATGAACTAAAGtttgacaaaataaaatgaaaccTACAAAACATAGGCAATATCAATATTGGACATTAAAGTAGATGCAATAAAGAAATCGTtacttaaattttacaattcTTTTTGGCATGCTATAGGTTTCACGAATACTAACAATATGGTAAATGTTAAATTACTTTAGATCTAACTAGTCATAAAACTTTTCCTAAatggaaaatataatatatcaatTAAGTACACGATCGTTTACTAGTGTACATATTAAAAGGAACAGGAAGCTATAACGAAGATGAAGTGATCAACTACGGAGGCTGGCTCAATGAATTAAACTATTGGTATTGTCAATGCAACTCCATGTGCAGGAGGACAGCTCATGCTCTACATTTCTTTTCGTTTCATACAGTCTTCCAGATTGGTCTTATATTACTTTGTTagttaaagaaaataaaaggaagagTGAAGCTtcaatatagaaaaatcttgGGTTTTGTGAATCAATC from Oryza brachyantha chromosome 12, ObraRS2, whole genome shotgun sequence encodes:
- the LOC102702710 gene encoding WRKY DNA-binding transcription factor 70-like, translating into MALDSVPSYPSDLGSTTTTPPQQQRLSARKEERTWTTATYAPYDDGHQWRKYGEKKLSNSNFPRFYYRCTYKNDMKCPATKQVQQKDTNDPPLFSVTYFNHHTCNSSSKIVGSTPDSAAQSSSRKAISICFNSHGATSEQPTFLSSSASLLSPSIQSYSSNQQPDRNTYTRQFQWADTWSSTPTSNGPVKMEIDDHAEASVSPSATGALSRTLLPIGQSRCIEYFQFL